A window from Entomoplasma freundtii encodes these proteins:
- the parC gene encoding DNA topoisomerase IV subunit A: MTKEKANKATSSEANSSLFGSEEPSIITSLVEDIMGDRFGRYAKYIIQDRALPDVRDGLKPVQRRILYAMDSLGLTADKPPKKSARVVGEVIGKYHPHGDSSVYEALVRMSQSWKLGLPLVDMQGNNGSIDGDSAAAMRYTEVRLASIANLMLEDLGKETVKFAPNFDDSEQEPTVLPSYFPNILANGAAGIAAGYATNMPPHNLGELIDATIKVIDSPKTRLESILNIVQGPDFPTGGVVQGRDGIREAFLTGRGKVVLNSRWHFESNDLVIDEIPYEVVKQDLVKKIGDVIDANPGLGIEDVRDETDRQGLRIVIELDAKANGEVVRKFLFKNTLLSVSYNYNNVVIVDKQPKLLGLLPILHAYINHYREVLTRKSEFDYKKAKKRLEIVRGLIKMVSVIDHVIKIIRHSENRALAIENLVHAHFNFTTLQATAIVDMRLHRLTSTDVVKLELEEKALEEELKHLRSILKNPLEMNKEMTSRLRKVKRDFPTPRRTTIHEFEESLEVQIKDTLVERKFSLWVSRDGYLKAIDACVIEKNDPNTFGRKPMDLWISYGRVSNLDNLLLVTNKGSYYSVPLYKVPMSKWKDLGVHLNTLATTSGPEKILGAFVVDDFAKATQQLLLATMNGQIKRTAISNLETKVFTKSFKVIKMDPKDELVSVDLVTSKTRNVVIGTKNGYGVTYDVEDIPIQGTAAKGVKAANLKNDTIVFACPLDTTDEIIFFTSQNRVKKITATALPTAIRPKKGLRLYPERPKNPEAIKLGFALKEYEQVILLDDQNQVTIYKMTEAKLSELTNQPKALVLPPIVDGAYQKLQTSIDGDQPAPSLPIMDEPKHKETTSGVKKTPSKTTKVAKRPITNADDLSSLLTDISDVLTKPKISKATSKTSKKTTKSRNVAKQLDFDKDLKVK; this comes from the coding sequence ATGACTAAGGAAAAAGCTAATAAAGCAACCTCAAGTGAAGCAAACTCTTCGCTTTTTGGGTCAGAAGAGCCTAGCATCATTACATCCCTTGTTGAAGACATTATGGGGGACCGTTTTGGCCGCTATGCTAAATATATTATTCAAGACCGGGCTCTTCCTGATGTTCGTGATGGTTTAAAACCAGTGCAGCGCCGCATTCTTTATGCTATGGATAGTTTGGGTTTGACAGCCGATAAACCACCCAAAAAATCCGCTCGTGTAGTTGGAGAAGTCATTGGTAAATATCACCCTCATGGTGATAGTTCTGTCTACGAAGCGTTAGTCCGCATGAGTCAAAGTTGAAAACTTGGTTTGCCCTTAGTTGATATGCAAGGGAATAATGGTTCAATTGATGGTGATAGTGCGGCAGCGATGCGTTATACCGAAGTTCGTTTAGCTTCAATCGCGAATTTGATGCTAGAGGATTTAGGTAAAGAAACAGTCAAATTTGCTCCAAATTTTGATGATAGTGAACAAGAACCGACTGTTTTACCTTCTTATTTTCCAAATATTTTGGCAAATGGAGCCGCTGGAATTGCAGCTGGATACGCTACAAATATGCCTCCCCACAATTTAGGCGAACTAATCGATGCCACCATTAAAGTTATTGATAGCCCCAAAACCCGTCTTGAGTCCATTTTAAACATTGTTCAAGGACCAGATTTTCCGACCGGTGGAGTTGTTCAAGGTCGCGATGGTATTCGTGAAGCTTTCCTAACTGGTAGAGGAAAAGTGGTATTAAATTCACGTTGACATTTTGAAAGTAATGACCTTGTGATTGATGAAATTCCTTATGAAGTAGTGAAACAAGATTTGGTGAAAAAAATTGGTGATGTTATCGATGCTAATCCCGGTCTAGGTATTGAGGATGTGCGAGATGAAACTGATCGCCAAGGTTTAAGAATTGTGATTGAATTAGATGCCAAAGCAAATGGAGAAGTAGTTCGAAAATTCCTTTTTAAAAATACCCTTCTTTCCGTAAGCTATAACTACAATAATGTTGTTATCGTTGATAAGCAACCAAAACTTTTAGGGCTTTTACCGATTTTACATGCCTACATTAATCACTATCGGGAAGTGTTAACTCGAAAGTCGGAATTTGATTATAAAAAAGCTAAGAAACGTTTAGAAATTGTCCGTGGGCTTATCAAAATGGTAAGTGTGATTGACCATGTCATTAAAATCATTCGGCACTCGGAAAACCGAGCTTTAGCCATTGAGAATTTAGTTCATGCCCATTTTAACTTCACGACTTTGCAAGCAACCGCGATTGTTGATATGCGTCTTCACCGGTTAACATCGACGGATGTTGTTAAGCTAGAACTAGAAGAAAAGGCGCTCGAAGAAGAACTTAAGCATTTAAGAAGTATTTTAAAAAACCCTTTGGAAATGAATAAAGAAATGACCAGCCGTTTACGGAAGGTCAAGCGTGATTTTCCGACTCCTCGTCGGACAACGATTCATGAGTTTGAAGAGAGCTTAGAAGTCCAAATCAAGGATACCTTGGTCGAACGAAAATTTTCTCTTTGGGTCTCGCGTGATGGTTATCTAAAGGCGATTGATGCTTGTGTAATTGAAAAGAATGACCCCAATACCTTTGGCCGTAAACCGATGGACTTATGAATTAGTTATGGACGAGTGTCTAACCTGGATAACCTTCTCTTAGTAACTAATAAAGGAAGTTATTATTCAGTGCCACTTTATAAAGTACCAATGAGCAAATGGAAAGATTTGGGAGTGCATCTAAATACTTTGGCAACAACTAGTGGTCCAGAAAAAATCCTTGGAGCGTTCGTAGTTGATGATTTTGCTAAAGCAACCCAACAATTATTATTGGCCACAATGAATGGCCAAATTAAACGAACGGCCATTTCCAATTTAGAGACTAAAGTTTTTACGAAGTCATTTAAAGTAATTAAAATGGATCCTAAAGATGAATTAGTAAGCGTCGATTTAGTAACTTCAAAAACCAGAAACGTAGTAATCGGCACCAAAAATGGTTATGGAGTGACCTATGATGTAGAGGACATTCCCATTCAAGGAACAGCAGCCAAAGGGGTGAAAGCAGCTAATTTGAAAAACGATACCATAGTTTTTGCATGCCCTTTAGATACCACTGACGAAATTATCTTTTTCACGAGTCAAAACCGAGTTAAAAAAATTACCGCCACCGCTTTACCGACAGCTATTCGTCCCAAAAAAGGGTTACGTCTCTATCCAGAACGTCCGAAAAACCCTGAAGCAATTAAATTAGGCTTTGCGTTAAAAGAATATGAACAAGTAATTCTGCTTGATGACCAAAACCAAGTGACGATTTATAAGATGACTGAAGCAAAACTGAGCGAACTAACCAACCAACCAAAAGCCTTGGTCTTGCCCCCAATAGTTGATGGAGCTTACCAAAAACTTCAAACAAGTATTGACGGTGACCAACCAGCGCCTTCCTTGCCAATTATGGATGAACCAAAACACAAAGAAACTACTTCGGGAGTAAAAAAGACGCCAAGTAAAACTACTAAAGTTGCTAAGAGGCCGATAACTAATGCCGATGATCTTTCGTCTCTCTTGACTGATATTTCTGATGTGTTAACTAAACCAAAAATCTCTAAGGCCACCTCCAAAACTAGTAAGAAAACTACGAAATCGCGAAATGTTGCTAAACAACTTGATTTTGATAAAGATTTAAAAGTAAAGTAA
- the guaA gene encoding glutamine-hydrolyzing GMP synthase — protein MNQTQILILDYGSQYTQLLARRIREQAIYTEVISHDLTWNEIQSQYPNVKGLILSGGPASVYSSEAYLLDPEILSSTLPILGICYGFQLLAQLNGGKIETASKQEFGLASLFLTPSESPLMSQVPQVSNVWMSHADYLTILPTDFEVLAHSPEAVAAIGHKSKPWFGLQFHPEVTQTEFGTQVLKNFLFNIVKAEPDWAMNNFIDYQKQKIQEQVGADKVILGLSGGVDSSVAALLINKAIGSQLVCLFVDTGLLRQNEAQEVMHNYEPLGLNVHYIDAKEEFFTALKGIKDPEAKRKIIGRKFIDVFKREAQKIPNVKFLAQGTIYPDVIESAGLGKTAKVIKSHHNVGGLPKELGFTLLEPLKMLFKDEVRLVGKELGLTANLLNRHPFPGPGLGIRVLEEVTPEKVAILQAADAIFREMLTSENLISDSSQAFVVLLPVKSVGVMGDNRTYDYACVLRSVKTIDFMTAEASQLPWNFLANVAQRIINEVPGINRVTYDLTSKPPGTIEWE, from the coding sequence ATGAACCAAACTCAGATTTTGATTCTTGATTATGGGAGTCAATATACCCAATTACTTGCTCGTCGTATTCGTGAGCAAGCCATCTATACAGAAGTTATTAGTCATGATTTGACATGAAACGAAATCCAAAGCCAATATCCTAATGTAAAAGGCTTGATTCTTAGTGGCGGACCAGCGAGTGTTTACTCATCAGAAGCTTATTTATTGGATCCGGAGATTCTTTCAAGTACTTTACCCATTTTGGGTATTTGTTATGGGTTCCAATTATTGGCTCAACTCAATGGTGGTAAAATTGAAACCGCTTCAAAACAAGAATTTGGACTAGCGAGTTTGTTTTTGACACCTAGTGAGTCGCCACTAATGAGTCAAGTGCCCCAAGTGTCTAATGTTTGAATGTCCCATGCCGATTATTTAACTATTTTGCCAACAGATTTTGAAGTTTTAGCGCATTCCCCTGAAGCCGTAGCGGCTATTGGTCATAAATCAAAACCATGATTTGGCTTACAATTTCATCCAGAAGTTACCCAAACAGAATTTGGAACCCAAGTTTTGAAAAACTTCCTTTTCAACATTGTTAAGGCCGAACCTGATTGAGCAATGAACAATTTTATTGATTACCAAAAACAAAAAATCCAAGAGCAAGTAGGCGCTGATAAAGTAATTCTTGGTCTTAGTGGTGGCGTTGATTCTTCGGTAGCTGCTTTATTAATTAACAAAGCCATTGGTTCCCAATTAGTTTGTTTATTTGTGGATACTGGTTTACTTCGTCAAAATGAAGCCCAAGAAGTAATGCATAATTATGAACCACTCGGTTTAAATGTGCATTACATAGATGCTAAAGAGGAATTCTTTACTGCTTTAAAAGGAATTAAAGATCCTGAGGCCAAACGTAAAATTATTGGTCGAAAATTTATTGATGTTTTCAAGCGTGAAGCTCAAAAAATTCCCAACGTAAAGTTTTTAGCTCAAGGCACAATTTATCCCGATGTAATTGAATCAGCTGGGCTTGGAAAAACGGCTAAGGTTATTAAATCGCATCATAACGTTGGTGGTTTACCCAAGGAATTGGGTTTTACTCTTCTAGAGCCTTTAAAGATGCTTTTTAAAGATGAAGTCCGTTTAGTTGGCAAAGAACTCGGTTTAACTGCCAATTTATTAAATCGCCACCCCTTTCCTGGACCTGGCTTAGGAATTAGGGTTTTAGAAGAGGTTACTCCAGAAAAGGTAGCAATTCTACAAGCGGCTGACGCCATTTTTCGAGAAATGTTAACTTCGGAAAATTTAATTAGTGATTCTTCACAGGCCTTTGTTGTACTTTTACCAGTGAAAAGCGTTGGCGTGATGGGAGATAACCGGACTTATGATTATGCTTGTGTTTTGCGAAGCGTAAAAACAATTGATTTTATGACTGCAGAAGCGAGTCAACTACCATGAAATTTTTTAGCCAATGTCGCGCAAAGGATAATTAATGAAGTACCAGGAATTAACCGGGTGACTTATGATTTAACATCAAAACCCCCAGGTACTATTGAATGGGAGTAA
- the guaB gene encoding IMP dehydrogenase, translating to MEKIVMDGITFDDVLLIPQKSSVLPFEVNLETKITPKITLKIPFMSAAMDTVTTSKMAIAMAQLGGVGVIHKNFSINEQVAEISKVKKQIPKNLDTALINSEGLYIVGAAVSTGDDTLTLQRVARLVEAGVDFIVVDSAHGHSEKVISLVKTLRLHFPNLEMIAGNIATAQAAVDLVTAGANAVKVGIGPGSICTTRVIAGVGVPQISALLEVGRYCQENGIPYIADGGIKYSGDVAKALGAGASAVMLGNMLAGTIEAPGELINIDGQTYKTYVGMGSIAAMNRGSSDRYFQKKDQKLVPEGIESIVVAKGSVVDVIFQLVGGLRSGMGYTGNATIADLRNKAQFVRITNAGLVESHTHDVRMFKQAPNYRK from the coding sequence ATGGAAAAAATTGTGATGGATGGTATCACCTTTGATGATGTTTTATTAATTCCACAAAAATCAAGTGTCTTACCTTTTGAAGTTAATCTCGAAACTAAAATAACTCCTAAAATAACTTTAAAAATTCCCTTTATGTCAGCCGCCATGGATACAGTCACCACAAGTAAAATGGCAATTGCGATGGCTCAATTAGGTGGTGTAGGAGTGATTCATAAAAACTTTTCAATTAATGAACAAGTAGCGGAAATTAGTAAGGTTAAAAAACAAATCCCGAAAAACTTAGACACCGCCCTAATTAATTCAGAAGGTCTTTATATTGTTGGGGCAGCAGTTTCAACTGGTGATGATACCCTCACTTTACAACGAGTGGCCAGGTTAGTTGAAGCGGGCGTTGATTTTATTGTTGTTGATTCGGCGCATGGACATTCAGAGAAAGTCATTTCGTTAGTTAAAACCCTTCGCCTTCACTTTCCAAATTTAGAAATGATCGCTGGGAACATCGCTACGGCTCAAGCTGCAGTTGACTTAGTAACTGCGGGAGCTAATGCGGTCAAAGTGGGCATTGGGCCGGGAAGTATTTGTACCACTCGTGTTATTGCAGGGGTTGGTGTACCCCAAATTTCCGCTTTGTTAGAAGTTGGTAGATATTGTCAAGAAAACGGGATTCCTTATATTGCTGACGGAGGAATTAAATATTCAGGTGATGTCGCCAAAGCACTTGGAGCCGGCGCTAGTGCTGTCATGCTTGGCAATATGTTGGCCGGAACAATTGAAGCTCCAGGCGAATTAATTAATATTGATGGGCAAACCTACAAAACCTATGTTGGAATGGGTTCGATTGCCGCCATGAATCGCGGTTCGAGCGATCGATATTTCCAAAAAAAGGACCAAAAATTGGTCCCTGAAGGAATTGAATCAATCGTTGTCGCTAAAGGGTCGGTGGTTGATGTTATTTTTCAACTTGTCGGTGGCTTAAGGTCAGGAATGGGTTACACCGGTAATGCAACAATTGCCGATTTAAGAAATAAGGCGCAGTTTGTGCGCATTACCAATGCTGGGTTGGTAGAATCACATACCCATGATGTACGAATGTTTAAACAAGCTCCCAATTATCGGAAATAA
- a CDS encoding FMN-dependent NADH-azoreductase — translation MTRVLVINGSPSKREQSYSGAVTDLFLDKYHQLHPHDEIINLDLNDLPLAHQTLDRHNSSSYWKEVLPLIEQLKKVEKVVCVSPMNNFNVSGLMKNYLDHVLLADQTFSYKYSKKGEAIGLLKNLVVQIITTQGAPLGWYPFGNHTAFLEGTWAFMGAKINHPSLLLAGTKVAPLKEQTPEVAAQTLLPEIDKALKTF, via the coding sequence ATGACAAGAGTATTAGTGATTAATGGTTCACCCTCAAAACGTGAACAATCTTATTCAGGAGCAGTTACTGATTTATTTTTAGACAAATATCATCAGTTACATCCTCACGACGAAATTATTAACTTAGATTTAAATGATTTACCATTAGCACACCAGACTTTAGATCGTCATAATAGCAGTAGTTATTGAAAAGAAGTTTTACCATTAATTGAACAATTAAAAAAAGTTGAAAAAGTGGTTTGCGTTAGTCCAATGAATAACTTCAACGTTTCTGGCTTAATGAAAAATTATTTAGACCACGTTTTATTAGCGGATCAAACTTTTTCTTATAAATATTCTAAAAAAGGCGAAGCCATTGGTTTATTAAAAAATCTTGTGGTCCAAATAATCACCACCCAAGGGGCGCCGCTTGGTTGGTATCCTTTTGGCAATCATACCGCTTTTTTAGAAGGAACTTGAGCGTTTATGGGGGCAAAAATTAACCACCCATCATTATTATTAGCCGGTACTAAAGTTGCTCCGTTAAAAGAACAAACCCCAGAAGTAGCAGCCCAAACTCTATTACCAGAAATTGATAAGGCCCTCAAAACTTTTTAA
- a CDS encoding AAA family ATPase, with translation MGTMPLSNEPKKLEGEETTLKIYRGYLTKFLMQKGCTWGLGLFASEDNDKSQIRIKGHITNMKTRVLYEIRGHMETHNKYGTTFEVESYAVADTLTQKAAIRYLSGATFPGIGRKTAEMIVDYYQDDTIRKIKRHPESLREVPNLPPHLAEIIIGRLKQSPLEDLRQTFFENNLSVPLLEKITDLTNDSEEIRELFVNDFYSFARNNNLKPIAKIDEIALFFGEDKNSPNRIGHWAEAVALQTIFNSGHTYLDLDTLKKALQKRLNIYDEIIIRDGLMYAKKNRLLYFEKGKIYPRESWEDEETISQGLADLLQPTLKLTAVSKTRFNQVLKKVELELGKILNINNFHFDDGQIEALRMFLKEPVLIVSGGPGTGKSTLIYGFILLYRYLFNHPPVGVATPTGRASARLKDIVEGLNPSTIHKLLEANENGTFGFNEDRPLNFEFMVLDEMSMVDNHVFAQFLKAKGPLKKLVLIGDFNQLPPVNYGNLFAELATNKNFAFIKLKTIHRQQKGNGIIDLASHIENGTLESLDWHNLGNVETYFDQSSQDNYKTLQLDYQLHLNNIEKFANAYQIITPFYAGSLGIENLNNFIQASFNPALVDKKTTKSKTYHRGFYTYALNDKVMCLKNNSEQDLTNGEIGTIQDLSFLDQKLHQASVKFGDHKLVNLTPDQFDDLALGYACSVHKTQGSEYQRVVLILESSSRNFFLNRKLIYTAITRAKEELLIIGDEKVLLEACKREPKPRFSTLGVKIEEKLQKKQQSKNNKEEE, from the coding sequence ATGGGAACAATGCCACTTTCAAACGAACCTAAAAAACTTGAAGGAGAAGAAACTACTCTTAAAATTTACCGTGGTTACTTAACAAAATTTTTGATGCAAAAAGGTTGTACTTGAGGCCTTGGATTATTCGCGAGCGAAGATAATGATAAATCGCAAATTCGAATTAAGGGTCATATTACTAATATGAAGACGCGTGTGCTTTATGAAATTCGTGGCCATATGGAAACTCATAATAAGTATGGTACTACCTTTGAAGTGGAAAGTTATGCAGTCGCTGATACTTTGACCCAAAAAGCGGCTATTAGATACCTTTCTGGAGCCACGTTCCCTGGCATCGGGCGTAAAACAGCTGAAATGATTGTTGACTATTACCAAGATGACACAATCCGCAAAATTAAGCGTCATCCCGAAAGCCTTAGGGAGGTGCCTAATTTACCACCTCATTTAGCTGAGATTATTATTGGCCGACTAAAGCAAAGTCCTTTGGAAGATTTGCGCCAAACTTTTTTTGAGAATAACTTGAGTGTTCCTTTATTGGAAAAGATTACTGATTTAACCAATGATTCTGAAGAGATTCGTGAACTCTTTGTGAATGATTTTTATAGTTTTGCGCGCAACAATAATTTAAAACCAATCGCGAAGATAGACGAAATCGCTCTCTTCTTTGGCGAAGACAAAAATAGTCCCAATCGAATTGGCCATTGAGCCGAGGCTGTGGCTCTACAAACTATTTTCAATTCTGGTCATACTTATTTGGATTTGGATACTCTAAAAAAAGCACTCCAAAAGCGATTGAATATTTATGATGAAATCATAATCAGAGATGGTTTAATGTATGCTAAAAAAAACCGCTTGCTTTACTTTGAAAAAGGTAAAATTTATCCCCGCGAATCTTGAGAAGATGAAGAAACCATTTCTCAAGGGCTTGCCGATTTGCTGCAACCAACCCTTAAACTAACGGCTGTTTCCAAAACGCGTTTTAACCAAGTTTTAAAAAAGGTGGAACTGGAACTTGGCAAGATTTTAAATATAAATAATTTTCATTTTGATGATGGCCAAATTGAAGCCTTAAGAATGTTTTTAAAAGAACCAGTATTAATCGTTTCTGGGGGACCTGGAACTGGAAAAAGTACCTTGATTTATGGTTTTATTTTACTTTATCGGTACCTATTCAATCATCCTCCTGTGGGCGTTGCTACTCCAACCGGAAGAGCCAGCGCTCGTTTAAAAGACATCGTTGAAGGTTTAAACCCGTCAACGATTCATAAGTTACTTGAGGCCAACGAAAACGGTACTTTTGGTTTCAATGAGGATCGTCCTTTAAACTTTGAATTTATGGTTCTAGATGAAATGAGTATGGTTGATAACCATGTCTTTGCGCAGTTCTTAAAAGCCAAGGGACCTTTGAAAAAGCTCGTCTTAATTGGGGATTTTAACCAGTTACCACCAGTCAACTATGGAAATCTCTTTGCTGAATTAGCAACCAATAAAAATTTTGCTTTTATCAAATTGAAAACTATTCATCGTCAACAAAAGGGGAATGGAATTATCGATTTAGCAAGCCATATCGAAAATGGAACCTTAGAAAGTTTAGACTGACATAACTTAGGCAATGTGGAAACGTATTTTGACCAATCATCGCAGGATAATTACAAAACCTTACAACTTGATTACCAACTTCACTTAAACAATATTGAGAAATTTGCTAATGCTTACCAAATTATTACTCCTTTTTATGCTGGATCCTTAGGAATTGAAAACCTGAATAATTTTATCCAGGCTAGTTTTAATCCAGCTCTAGTGGATAAGAAGACAACCAAAAGTAAAACTTATCATCGTGGTTTTTATACTTATGCCTTAAATGATAAAGTGATGTGTTTGAAAAATAATAGTGAGCAAGATTTGACTAATGGAGAAATTGGGACTATTCAAGATTTAAGTTTTTTAGACCAAAAATTACATCAAGCAAGTGTAAAGTTTGGTGATCATAAGTTAGTTAATTTAACTCCTGACCAATTTGATGATTTAGCCTTAGGGTACGCTTGTAGTGTTCATAAGACACAAGGAAGTGAATATCAACGTGTTGTCCTGATATTAGAGTCAAGTTCACGTAATTTTTTCTTAAATCGGAAACTAATTTATACAGCGATTACTCGTGCTAAGGAGGAATTGTTAATTATTGGCGATGAAAAGGTTCTTTTGGAAGCTTGTAAGCGCGAACCAAAGCCACGTTTTAGTACTTTAGGAGTTAAAATAGAAGAGAAACTGCAAAAGAAACAACAAAGTAAAAATAATAAGGAAGAAGAATAG
- the nagA gene encoding N-acetylglucosamine-6-phosphate deacetylase has translation MLLKNGKIVLENEIIEGYLEIENKRIKAIKAGDTSKLGIDLKGNWILPGFIDVHVHGGYGVDFETGDQSRFQIFAENVGQEGITKYLQASVTNSLEANDHYYSEFGNFMTNQELTNNLTQAKCLGAHLEGPFIDPSRKGAHEEKLLKKPDIALLKRWNDLANHKIKMVTYAADFQDGSFTQYLVNENIIPSIGHTNMTAKDFERDWALGAKHITHLFNGMSGVDQHRPGLAVAGLIHDDVLVEVIADGIHLQPEILRLIYKMKGPQKIAIITDAMNAKGLPDGDYLLGQLPVVKTGMKVALKSSGSLAGAGATFDHNVRTFYNTIKMPMTDLVKMTSLNVAKELKIDDQTGSIAENKLADLVIMDPNLEVQMTVAEGGVIYEKLESNAKNVYMNQAISNG, from the coding sequence ATGCTTTTAAAAAACGGGAAAATTGTTTTAGAAAACGAAATTATCGAAGGTTACTTGGAAATTGAAAATAAACGTATTAAGGCTATTAAGGCAGGAGATACGTCAAAACTAGGAATCGATTTGAAGGGAAATTGGATACTTCCTGGTTTTATCGATGTTCATGTTCATGGTGGATATGGTGTGGATTTTGAAACTGGCGATCAAAGTCGTTTCCAAATATTTGCTGAAAATGTTGGCCAAGAAGGAATCACCAAATATTTGCAAGCCTCAGTCACAAATAGCCTCGAAGCTAATGATCACTATTATAGTGAATTTGGTAATTTTATGACAAACCAAGAATTGACTAACAATCTCACGCAAGCTAAGTGCCTTGGAGCCCATTTGGAAGGACCTTTTATTGATCCTAGTCGCAAAGGGGCTCATGAAGAAAAGCTACTTAAAAAGCCAGATATTGCTTTATTAAAACGTTGAAATGATTTAGCTAACCATAAAATTAAGATGGTTACTTATGCAGCTGATTTTCAAGATGGTTCGTTTACTCAATACTTGGTTAATGAAAACATTATTCCCTCAATTGGTCATACGAATATGACTGCCAAAGACTTTGAACGTGATTGGGCTTTAGGTGCTAAACACATCACTCATCTTTTTAACGGAATGAGTGGGGTTGACCAACATCGTCCAGGCTTGGCCGTTGCTGGTTTAATTCATGATGATGTTCTAGTAGAAGTGATTGCTGATGGAATCCATTTACAACCAGAAATCTTGCGCTTGATTTACAAAATGAAGGGTCCACAAAAAATTGCTATTATTACCGATGCAATGAATGCTAAGGGTTTACCTGATGGAGATTACCTCCTTGGACAATTACCGGTTGTTAAAACGGGGATGAAGGTAGCTTTAAAAAGTAGTGGAAGTTTAGCTGGTGCTGGTGCCACTTTTGACCATAACGTCCGTACGTTTTATAATACAATTAAAATGCCAATGACCGATTTAGTTAAGATGACTTCACTTAATGTCGCAAAAGAACTAAAAATCGATGATCAAACAGGCAGTATTGCTGAAAACAAATTAGCCGATTTAGTAATTATGGATCCTAATTTGGAAGTGCAAATGACAGTCGCTGAAGGGGGGGTGATTTATGAAAAATTGGAAAGTAACGCCAAAAACGTATACATGAATCAAGCCATTAGTAACGGTTAG
- a CDS encoding MFS transporter: MKNWKVTPKTYTWIKPLVTVSSICLLINPLFILLKVIRQDSFFVKTWSALLIVNLVLYAIAILAFLVYWSLRIKLIHQSHYKQTKKDRKLLWSSLSVYSLGFLAEGIYLLSGLLIKDKLPDAYVSFGILYAFIIGGVIAGAVLETVSRIPEQIFLLQEEEKEIRKLKLAKREEILHQQTTEKDIVDAVKKQRTPEAQTFLNREPKPQNEDDFNPFA; the protein is encoded by the coding sequence ATGAAAAATTGGAAAGTAACGCCAAAAACGTATACATGAATCAAGCCATTAGTAACGGTTAGTTCCATTTGTCTCTTAATCAACCCACTGTTTATTTTGCTAAAAGTGATTCGTCAAGATAGTTTCTTCGTGAAAACATGAAGTGCTTTATTAATTGTCAACTTAGTGCTTTATGCTATAGCAATTCTTGCTTTTCTAGTTTATTGAAGTTTAAGAATTAAGCTAATTCACCAATCACATTATAAACAAACAAAAAAAGACCGTAAACTCCTTTGAAGTAGTTTAAGTGTTTATAGTTTGGGCTTTTTAGCTGAAGGGATTTATTTACTAAGTGGTTTATTAATCAAAGATAAGTTGCCTGATGCCTATGTTAGCTTTGGTATTCTTTATGCTTTTATTATCGGAGGAGTGATTGCTGGAGCAGTTTTAGAAACAGTTTCCCGAATCCCTGAGCAAATTTTTCTCCTTCAAGAAGAAGAAAAAGAAATTCGCAAATTAAAATTAGCAAAACGTGAAGAAATTTTACATCAACAAACGACCGAAAAGGACATTGTTGATGCTGTAAAAAAACAACGCACTCCAGAAGCTCAAACATTTTTAAACCGCGAACCAAAACCCCAAAATGAAGATGATTTCAATCCCTTTGCTTAA